Proteins from one Aythya fuligula isolate bAytFul2 chromosome 23, bAytFul2.pri, whole genome shotgun sequence genomic window:
- the NT5C1A gene encoding cytosolic 5'-nucleotidase 1A → MEPPGTAGAPGAAGRPWEDAKAFYDNLAPKKKPKSPKPENAITIAVSSRALFRMEEEQKIYNEQGVEAYVKYQLDHENEPFLPGAAFPFVKALEAVNTQLRELYPDSEELFDIVLMTNNHAQVGVRLINSINHYDLFIERFCMTGGNSPICYLKAYHTNLYLSSDAEKVSGAIEEGIAAATIFSPSKDLEVSENQLRVAFDGDAVLFSDESEQIVKAHGLDMFFEHEKAHENKPLAQGPLKGFLEALGKLQKKFYSKGLRMECPIRTYLVTARSAASSGARALKTLRSWGLETDEALFLAGAPKGPLLKKIRPHIFFDDQMFHVEGAKEMGTVAAHVPYGVAQKHKRPAQEKQPQNSK, encoded by the exons ATGGAGCCGCCGGGCACCGCCGGGGCAccgggcgcggcggggcggccctGGGAGGACGCCAAGGCTTTCTACGACAACCTCGCCCCCAAGAAGAAACCCAAATCG CCAAAGCCTGAGAATGCCATCACCATTGCGGTGTCGTCGCGGGCGCTTTTCCGCatggaggaggagcagaagatTTACAACGAGCAAGGGGTGGAGGCCTACGTGAAATACCAGCTGGACCATGAGAACGAGCCCTTCCTCCCCGGGGCTGCCTTCCCCTTCGTCAAG GCGCTGGAAGCAGTGAACACGCAGCTGCGCGAGCTCTACCCTGACAGCGAGGAGCTCTTCGACATCGTCCTCATGACCAACAACCACGCGCAGGTCGGGGTGCGGCTGATCAACAGCATCAACCACTACG ATCTGTTCATCGAGAGGTTCTGCATGACGGGAGGGAACAGCCCCATCTGTTACCTCAAGGCTTACCACACCAACCTCTACCTCTCCTCCGACGCCGAGAAAGTGAGTGGGGCCATTGAAGAGG GGATTGCTGCAGCCACCATCTTCAGCCCCAGCAAAGACCTGGAGGTGTCGGAGAACCAGCTGCGGGTGGCGTTCGACGGTGACGCCGTGCTCTTCTCGGATGAGTCGGAGCAGATCGTGAAGGCTCACGGCCTGGATATGTTCTTTGAGCATGAAAAGGCTCACGAGAACAAGCCTCTGGCACAG GGACCCCTGAAGGGCTTCCTGGAGGCCCTGGGGAAGCTGCAGAAGAAGTTCTACTCCAAGGGGCTGAGGATGGAGTGTCCCATTCGCACCTACCTGGTGACGGCCCGGAGCGCCGCCAGCTCGGGAGCCCGGGCCCTAAAGACTCTGCGCAGCTGGGGCCTGGAGACGGACGAGGCGCTGTTCCTGGCCGGGGCTCCCAAGGGGCCGCTGCTGAAGAAGATCCGGCCCCACATCTTCTTCGACGACCAGATGTTCCACGTGGAGGGAGCCAAGGAGATGGGCACCGTCGCTGCCCACGTCCCCTACGGCGTCGCCCAGAAGCACAAGCGGCCGGCGCAGGAGAAGCAGCCCCAGAACAGCAAGTAG